In the Oncorhynchus keta strain PuntledgeMale-10-30-2019 chromosome 14, Oket_V2, whole genome shotgun sequence genome, one interval contains:
- the LOC118394243 gene encoding shematrin-like protein 2, giving the protein MRIVDQRRLLLTVATCLLLLATICPTSEARRGGGFGRSGGFGGGWGGSSRGGYPRQGGGTGYRPMPAQSGQAYRPMPAQSGGSSAGKMAGAAAAGAVGGAMLGSALSRPGYGGGYGGYGGGYGGGYGGYGGGYGGYPRAGGYGPRPGGYEGPEGSGDMGYYYGASSGPIYNSIIVIIGSLMSLVMGHWVGVM; this is encoded by the coding sequence ATGAGGATTGTTGACCAACGGAGACTTCTCCTCACTGTGGCAACCTGCCTGTTGCTCCTAGCAACCATCTGCCCCACCTCAGAGGCTCGCCGTGGTGGGGGCTTCGGTCGTAGTGGGGGCTTCGGTGGGGGGTGGGGCGGTAGTAGCCGTGGGGGTTACCCTCGTCAAGGTGGAGGCACAGGATACCGACCAATGCCTGCCCAGAGTGGACAGGCATACCGACCAATGCCTGCCCAGAGTGGCGGCTCCAGTGCGGGGAAGATGGCAggggctgctgctgctggtgccgTGGGGGGAGCAATGCTGGGCAGTGCGTTGAGTCGTCCTGGCTACGGAGGGGGATATGGGGGTTATGGAGGAGGTTATGGAGGTGGTTATGGAGGCTATGGAGGAGGCTATGGGGGGTACCCCAGAGCTGGAGGGTATGGCCCCAGGCCTGGTGGCTATGAAGGTCCAGAGGGCTCTGGGGATATGGGGTACTACTATGGAGCATCCAGTGGGCCCATCTATAACagcatcatcgtcatcatcgggTCACTAATGTCATTGGTGATGGGGCACTGGGTGGGAGTGATGTAG
- the LOC118393354 gene encoding AT-rich interactive domain-containing protein 1A-like: MMKLSSPLAVLCLSLLLLNAHLSLAKRGGGGFGGKSSIGFGKKPSSTSNRGGSNTQRRPNQGTNNQPGNYPRQPQSPQNPQAGYPQQPGGYPQQPGGYPQQPGRAGYPNQGGYPNQGGYPNQGGYPNQGGYPAGGYPAGGYPGGYPAGGYPNRYPAGGGYGGGYGGGYGGGYGGGYMNQNPNNRILSPGYGGSYGYGGYGGAGGSPFSRSVQGMGMGPSQQSRGFGRNAAMAAGAGVVAGMALGYGLGRFPRPHFGFHNPQEEYYYNHYMYRRYGTKSTDDNDYSRDYHFSPPPQSYDNYMKNCMKRTDLLRGGENGGSETGARENPPPQGAADSPSTQVVVPSGGGTAVGEKSEEPAPVPGGSTNTTDPGSTQAPGSGPSNSSATEGSSSESNVTAESNGTAATEKPVTPEPLNPNPQTPPPAAKPLPPAIAEPEDDDEENIVSISEIGYPALIEQMKARRCVELYMVYAEHYLEKKKEDKENTPRERPRGGVERLGGGYQGLLAVLTSTALLLLNSNMLLLH; encoded by the coding sequence ATGATGAAGCTCAGCTCTCCTCTGGCCGTGCTGTGCCTTTCTCTCCTGCTGCTCAATGCCCACCTCTCCCTGGccaagagagggggaggaggcttTGGTGGTAAATCCAGCATAGGCTTTGGGAAGAAACCTTCTTCCACTTCCAACCGTGGAGGCAGCAACACCCAACGCAGACCCAACCAAGGGACCAATAACCAGCCAGGGAACTACCCTCGCCAGCCCCAGAGCCCACAGAACCCCCAAGCAGGGTACCCGCAGCAACCAGGAGGTTATCCACAGCAACCAGGGGGGTACCCTCAACAGCCAGGCAGGGCAGGATACCCTAACCAAGGTGGCTACCCTAACCAAGGTGGCTACCCTAACCAAGGTGGCTACCCTAACCAAGGTGGCTACCCTGCTGGAGGATATCCAGCTGGAGGCTACCCAGGGGGCTACCCGGCAGGAGGCTATCCAAACAGATACCCAGCTGGTGGAGGCTATGGTGGAGGCTATGGTGGAGGCtatggtggtggttatggaggGGGCTACATGAACCAAAACCCCAACAACCGGATCCTTAGCCCTGGCTACGGGGGCAGTTACGGCTATGGGGGGTATGGTGGTGCCGGTGGCTCCCCGTTCTCCCGCTCCGtgcaggggatggggatgggaccCTCGCAGCAGTCCAGGGGGTTTGGGCGTAATGCAGCGATGGCGGCCGGGGCTGGGGTTGTGGCTGGGATGGCTCTGGGTTATGGACTGGGCCGGTTTCCTCGGCCTCACTTCGGCTTTCACAACCCCCAGGAGGAGTACTACTATAACCACTACATGTACAGGAGGTACGGCACCAAATCCACTGATGACAATGACTACAGCAGGGACTACCACTTCAGCCCGCCTCCACAGTCCTATGATAACTACATGAAGAACTGTATGAAGAGGACTGACCtgctgagaggtggggagaatGGTGGATCGGAAACAGGAGCCAGAGAGAACCCACCACCACAGGGAGCTGCAGACAGCCCCAGTACTCAGGTAGTCGTACCCAGTGGAGGAGGCACTGCAGTCGGGGAGAAGAGTGAAGAGCCAGCCCCTGTTCCTGGAGGTTCCACCAATACTACCGACCCCGGTTCCACCCAAGCACCAGGCAGTGGCCCCAGTAACAGCTCTGCCACAGAGGGCAGTTCCAGTGAGAGTAATGTCACAGCTGAGAGTAACGGTACAGCAGCGACTGAGAAGCCTGTGACCCCTGAACCCTTGAATCCAAACCCTCAAACCCCCCCTCCTGCAGCCAAGCCCCTCCCTCCAGCCATAGCTGAGcctgaggatgatgatgaggaaaATATAGTGAGCATCTCTGAGATTGGCTACCCAGCGCTGATAGAGCAGATGAAGGCTCGGAGGTGTGTGGAGCTTTACATGGTGTACGCCGAACACTACCTGGAGAAAAagaaggaggacaaggagaacacGCCCCGGGAAAGAcccagaggaggagtggagagactgggaggaggaTACCAGGGACTGCTAGCTGTTCTCACCTCTACTGCACTACTGCTGCTGAACAGCAACATGCTACTACTGcactga
- the LOC118393355 gene encoding ras association domain-containing protein 2-like, whose product MDNMQDGVQIGDNKFISKATVLSHLKTYNLYYEGHNLQLRHREEEGELIVEGLLNISWGLRRPISLQMQDDHERIRPPPSSTSWHSGCALDNQSNEGTQQTLPNIEVTEHESQSEDSIVKADEEEEEYERSAQLLRTKSDAGILRKAQRRSPSDQRRIRRHRFSINGHFYNYKTAVFTPAYGSVTNVRINSCMTTPQVLRVLLNKFKIENSPDDFALYLVHTSGERAKLKRSDYPLVLRVLQGPCEQVSRIFLMEQDLGEEVTYDVAQYIKFEMPVLQSFITKLKEEEDREVQKLRSRYTFLRCIIEKQLRCLPEGTACM is encoded by the exons ATGGATAACATGCAGGATGGGGTTCAGATTGGAGACAACAAGTTCATCAGCAA GGCAACAGTCCTGTCCCACCTCAAAACCTACAACCTCTATTATGAAGGACATAACCTGCAGTTGAGACACAGAGAG GAGGAAGGGGAGCTGATCGTGGAGGGCTTGCTGAATATCTCCTGGGGCCTGCGTCGGCCTATCAGTTTGCAGATGCAGGATGATCACGAGCGAATCAGACCTCCCCCCTCGTCTACATCCTGGCACTCCGGCTGTGCCCTGGATAATCAGAG CAATGAAGGTACCCAGCAGACCCTGCCCAACATAGAAGTGACAGAGCACGAGAGCCAATCTGAGGACAGTATTGTGAAGGCGGATGAGGAAGAAG AGGAATATGAGCGCTCCGCCCAGCTGCTGAGGACGAAGAGCGATGCCGGGATTCTGAGGAAGGCCCAGCGCCGGTCGCCTAGCGACCAGAGGAGGATACGACGACACCGTTTCTCCATCAATGGACACTTCTACAATTACAAG ACTGCAGTCTTCACTCCAGCGTATGGTTCAGTTACTAACGTGCGGATCAACAGTTGTATGACCACGCCCCAGGTGCTACGAGTGCTACTTAACAAGTTCAAGATTGAGAACAGCCCAGATGACTTTGCGCTGTACCTTGTACACACCAGCGGGG AGCGTGCAAAGCTGAAGCGCAGTGACTACCCCCTGGTGCTGCGTGTGCTTCAGGGTCCGTGTGAACAGGTCAGCAGAATCTTCCTAATGGAGCAGGACCTGGGCGAGGAAGTCACCTATGAT GTGGCGCAGTATATTAAGTTTGAGATGCCAGTGCTGCAGAGTTTCATCACCAAGCTGAAGGAGGAAGAGGACCGGGAGGTGCAGAAACTCAGGAGCAG gTATACATTTCTGCGGTGTATCATTGAGAAGCAGCTGCGTTGTCTTCCCGAGGGGACTGCCTGTATGTGA